The nucleotide sequence TGGATTAATCTCTTGCTATGCATcattaaatgtaatgaaatgcaaaactgGTCACatgattttcaaaatgcttcttgAATAGTCTCCAACTCAAGTGTAATGCTAGTTCTCTTTGGAAAAGTAGCTTGAGAGTATACCaaagaagaaatgcatcttCTGCTCTAGCCTTTATGCCTTATCAATTCTCTGTCCGTTCTGAAGtgcaaaatgcaaaaccaaCTGTTACTGAGCATACCTCAGAAAAATGCTCAAGTACCATTCTCATTTCTATTCACAAACCTTCCCTGGTGTACTACCAGCTAGAACTTCTTTCCAGCAAGTAAAGGATTTACTTAATCTTTTCTCTCATGCCTTGAGTTTTATgagataacattttaaattctttatgaCATGCTTCATAGTGTGTCACCAGGACAGCCTAAAGAAGTATATGTAGCATACAGCAGtatcacagaaaacacaagaaggggaagaaacatttaatttggAGAGAGATTCCCATTTCACAGACTTTAGCTGTACATAATGAGTAGAAGACTACGCTTTTAGGAGTGCGAAAGGCAAAAGTGCTGTTCTAGCACAGAGGATTCAACTTCTGATGTGGTGAAAAAGTCTTTGTACTTAAAACAGACAATTCTGGCATAGCAGGAAAATTAGCAAAGATCACTTCCTACCTGCATATTAAAATGAGAATACATGCAGCAAcactgaaaatgactgaactaCGTAATCACCAGATATAGTGTGGTAAACCAGTAAATATGTTGAGCTGTCAAGCAtgacaggaagaaaggaaaaagacagaaatcagtcttaaaaaaaactatATAGAGGAACTGTATCATTGGTTCTGATTAAATGcaattgttttttgtttgcttctttcccattgtgtaatgctataatgcGATGGAATgtacagcaataatagtggggtggcaaagtcctaggctgcagcaaatggcaacaagcccaaacacagcagccatggatgcagaaacaaaggaagaaaatttgcttaccTTCGGAAGGCCTCATTGtatgcacctgagctcccctgggggggccctgccttcccacgaggtgctcaatcaccatttcaagctgtgacttagcatttttGCTACACATACATGCATTACTACCTTTTCAtctattaaaaaggaaaaacgtCACTTCTGCTGAATTCTTCAGGCAGTTCAGAATTACATTTTATGAACTTCACCTGATGTTCATTTCCCCTAACTCGACCACTAACTCACATTTTGGgtagaacagaatcacagaccTACCTTGCTTAGCCCTAAGTATGTCACCATGGACATAACAGGTGCTGCCAATGCAAAGACCAGCAAGTGTTTTCTAATTCGATTCCGTTCCAGCCCAGCATGCATCAGGAAGGAAACCAGGCCAAAGGCAGCTGGTGcctgcaaaaaacaaaacaaaacaattaattGCTAGTAATAATCTCTTCGAAAATTACCTGAACTTGTTGAAATTACTCCACTGAAATGCACTGAATTGGCAGAATTTCAAGGAAAGAACGTAtgttttcagttaaataaaTGGAATTCTACCTAAAGCCCCATCTTAAGAATGCTCAACTATCTAATGGAAACCCATGTTCTGCCTATCATTCAAACAAGCCACAGCATACAATCTGTTACTACAACACCAATGAATGAAAACtaacacaaaacacacaaatacatttaactgttcagagaaaaggaaacgTGAGTTGTGAACTACAAAATGCTCTCCATCCTAGGAAACTAATGTTCTAGCTCTGTGTTATGACATCACTTTTGGGGTAGTaacacatttcagaaagttcatacagaaaaaattaatggaataaTCTCCAACTGCAGACTCACAGATATGGACTGCTCTACTCACATCatcaattatttctttaaataaagaaggGATAGAAGCAGGAGTTGAGACTGTtctccttctgtgattctacaagGACTGCAGTCATTGTGCAGTGCTATTCTATTAGTGCAATGCCAGGAAAGGTACAGGAAGAGTACAGATATCTGCGTAGTCATTCTAAGCGTTAATATGTTTGTTCTGATTTGAGAAGTTGCTATAATCTCTTATATTTCCATTAACTCCtgtgatttctcttttccatctgGTATTACACATCCCTAGATGGCTGGTTTCTGTAGCTAGAACAGAAAAATTCTACAATTAACACAGGGAAAAAGATTCCCAAAGAAAGATGGCTTTCAGCCTCCAAGTGAACAAAGACTTAAATGCTCTTCTGGTTCGTTTATCACTCAGTTGCATATCTTCTCatactgggaagaaaaatccttttcctttttatatgcTAGCACACAGTTTCTTATCCACAAGGCCACAGAAGATATATCTGTTCAATACTAACTATTTCTTGATATATTTCATGGGagtcattttcttccaaaatagtGAAATTGTACAATTTAAGAAGCCAGAGAATTTGAACGTTAAGaataatgaaagcagaatttcacTTGGCACTAGCTGTAAAGTAAGCGTCACAGGAAGATGCAACACTGTTAGCACCACCTTTGAAGTAGGATGCATAAAGAACCGTTTATTGCAGAAACGGTGAAAGACATACTAGATCAGAATTTCCTCACATCTTGGACACACAGTTGCGCAAGCAAGACTTTAGATGAGCGTACGACTAACTACTGTAATATGGGTATGTGGTGCTGTAAGTCATACACATCAGCGCACATCTGGAAGCTACACAGTCAATATACATTCTTGCATAAAcatcaagaaaagaaagctcttcTATTCTTCATCATTTGCCTGTTACCATGAGAAAACCGCTTACAAGTCTTTTCCTGCAAAACTGCCATATGACTGATGTTGAAGCTGCTTCAGTAACAGTGGTTAACCAGAAGCTTTCTTTAGTATTCAAATATTAAATAGTTTCAGAAGACTAACCCTGCAAACTGTAGAACCTTTCATTACATAAAtatcctttccattttctgggCAATAGaggcaaaaaacaaagaaacaccaacagaaaaaacagaccCTAAAACCTGTGTGATGAGCATAAAACCGCATTCTCTCCTTGAACACACTAGCACACGCTCCTGTGGTCACCTCTCCAGAACTTTGAGTGCACCTCTTACAGCAGTAAGAATTCTTTAGAAatagcaggaaaatgaaaaacaaaaagcaccaCCACCAAAAGCActagcttcaaaaaaaaatctgcttcatAAAACATAATGTGAAGCTGACACGTTTCTTGATGAGCTGTTCTTCTCACATCATTTTTGAGAAACAGTCCTGTTAGCCATTGCAGACAAGGTAGGCAGTAAGAAGTCTCAATTTCTTCTCATTCACACCTCATTCAGACTCCGCATCCATCATTTGCTATTCTGTCATACATCATAGTCATGCTTTTTGGTCCTTGAAGCCATGTAACTAATCTGTTCATTTCAAGAGTGCAACACATTTCCAGATTACATCACTAAGGAAACTTAAGAACTTGAGTAACTTCTGTACATTTTAACATGtctttgaaagaacaaaatacaggGGTTTTGGATGCTGGCTTACCTTGTGCAGCATAATTGCAACGAACACTATCAACTGGACACTAGTCTGAGAAGTAGAAGCTGCTGCACCCAATGCAACACCATCAGCTGAAAGAAGAATAAGAATTTCTGAATTATCCCTCCATGTAAGTTTCAGCTTTCCACCATATTGGTTGGCAGTAGAAATCATTTAAGAAGTCTTGCTATTCAAAATTCTATCAACATAAACAGCCCAACACATCATTCGCTCCCCGCTGTTTCTTTAGGCACTATTTCAGGATTTCAGGCAGGAGCTCTCATTTCCTCAAGAACATAAAAAGTACAATGAGAATCTATTCAATATTGACACAGTCTGTCAAATTAGTTTACTAGTTTTAGTTTTCTGTCCCTAAGTGTCATCCTCTCAAAACAAGCTGCTTCAGATTCTAAACATTAAAAGAACATTAACTACTGCTACTTCAATTTAtgtttaaatgttatttttgtatcATTTAACAAATTTGAAATAGGAAATGGATACAACATTCATCCTTAATATATACTTTGTTTAGTGAAACATTATCTTTGGATAAGCATTTTAGGACACCCGCACAGCAATTTTCAGCAGAAGAGATTAAGAAGCATGTTTACATTACACACATATAATGAATAACTACAACATTAACATGAATTATATATAACCCTCTCAATCCCTGACAGTCATCATAAACATGTTTCAGTCAAATATTTGAGGTCTACTCTATAAACTCCTTTCTCTTCACAAGATAGTCCGGGGTTtattttggtggttttttttttgtttgtttggtggttttacttttttttttttttttaaatacttgtcAGCTCAATTGACAAACAAATCTAAAAACGTGTCCTACTACATATCAAATGTTTAAGCATATGTTAAAATTTAACAGATAAAGTAGTCAGCAAAAAATTGAATAGGCAGAAATTGAGCACCACAAAATTTtagatgggaaaaataaaggagagaaaacacaacactcaaatattcaaaattcCATGAAATATTCTGAGTTTTGGAGTATGTCTTCTTGGTCAGTTTTGGTGagaaacattgctttttttgttgttggtataGAACACACCATCTTCAAAACCAAAACGCAAGTATTTCTATCACACCTAAAGACAAGCCACACAACAATGGAAGTTGTACTCAAGTTTTAATAGGTTCCACATTACCTGCAGCATGGACCACTAATCCCAGCGTTGTGGTGATTTTGGAATTGCCTGATCTAGCAGCTTCTGGATCTGAAAGGGtcatgaagaaagcaaaagtagAAGAGAATAAATACACAAGTTAAGTtagaagaataaattaaaaattacatctCTACCAGTGATAAATGGCTTAGGAAGTTACATTTAAAACTATCGGCTTTTGTATTTCCGCATTAAATCTATTATAAAATAGTTTGATACATAACATCTTCAAATCACTTAagttcactaaaaaaaaaataaatgatagaatcatagagcaTTCTTTGCAATTTACAGAATCACCAATACAGGAAGtagttgtttttcttaagttaCTGAAACTAAATTTTAAAGTTCTGTGCTagcaaggggaagaaaatctAGCCTTCTGAACTCAAACTCTAGAGTTGCCACAAGGGtcagagttctttttttctcctcttgtggTCCAATTTTCCTTCAGGTGACCACCTGAAACAGCCTCTGTTGCACTGATTCTCTGATAATAGCTTTTAAGCAATAAATTTTACCTGTTGCGGTGGCAGTTAGAAAGATTTCTTGCCaacatcacagagaaaaaatgccactcaatttttttttaatctgatgtTTTGACTTCAATCGATTGACAACTACTCTAAGGACGTTTGCAGTTTAACTCATTACACTACATAACAGAGTAATAGCCGCTGCTAGTGCAACCAGTTGTGAAACTGTTATGAAGAATCACTGCAATGAATAGGACAGCTAGGACCTATGAAGGTATACGAACACAATATTATTATGCTGTTTAATACCAGAATACTTCAAAAGATATTGTGTAATTGTATTCCAAGCACACTTACACAGCTATCTTAACAAGCCTGCCCTgttgccaaaagaaaaaaaccctgctgctttctctttgcctGTCCCTCTCACCCAGACTCAGAACAGCAAAGTGAGGTAACTTAAAATTAATGTACTCTCTTCTGTCAGATTGGTCTTCTGACTAAGGGGGAGCCTACAAGAACGACTGCATTGGATGACTGTGATGGTATGATAACGGCAAACAGGAGGTTGTTAGCAAAGATCATATTTTCTCAAGTTCTTCTattgcatttcctttcatttttttgcagGCCCTAgtacaaatgagaaaatgatttttcttcagtagcTTTAAGGAACATTACAAAACACTACCATATTTCCTTTGATAGAGGTTATGAACTAGACAAAAATGTCCTTAATATCCTACTTCATAATGTGCTTATCTAACAGAGACCACAGTCAATTTTCTCCAGCTATTTACTCTGATTAGAGACTCAGAAAAGGGTCATAATACGTACAAACCACAGATTTTCCAGGCAGAAGTCTTTTGGAAAGCCAAAAAATAAGCAGGTTATACTTTAAAACAGACAATAACTTAAGTGTAAAACCACTCTCCACACCCACATATGCTTGCACAGTTATTTTACATTAATGAAGCAAGCTCTCAAATTATGCTGGATTCCAGAACAGATTTCCAGCATAAACATTTCTAACAGATCCTGCTCTAAGTTCAGCAGTACCCACTGAAATTCTGGATGTGACTGGTCAAATTAAATCCCAGTAGCATTCATGAAATTGCACCTTGCTAATTAGAAGTAATGAGCAAGTCTAACTGAAGAGTTTCTTTACTCACCATCTGTAGAGTGCACGTGAGAGCTGCCTATCTGGTCCACCAGAAGCATGAAGACAAAGCCAAGGACAAGGGAAACACCAATGTACGCGTGCAACCTGGAATGGTCATGGCCATACTCGTGTACAACAGCGATTTCCGCGACCTTCTCAGACTCCATCACATGCTGCATCTCACTTGCTGGGTGatgcttccctgcagcaggcaaacAAACAGGTTAGAAGACAGCAGACTAACACAAGGCAgtcacttttttcctcctttgctcaCTGTTCCTCATGCATTCTTAGACAATGTGCAGAAGTCACTGCTTCAAGGTTTTCTTAGCTCAGTTTCCTAGGAAAGCACACATCTGTATGGTTTAACAAAGTTTTCGGTTTCCAGCTGATGTAAGCGAAGAATTCCTTCTTCTACCAACTACCAGAAACACACTGTTAGAAAGGTACAAGCAAAGATGAGGAATAAAGAATTTTCAGTTAAGTCCCCGACTACTGCATAGCACACAGCACACGCTCCATTTCTCGGTTTCAGACTCATTGCCCATCTGAATCATATTCTTTCTACCCCTCTGCAAACTCTACCAGAGACAAACCATCACGCTAGAAAACCCTTCGGGTGATGCAGAACAGGAATTTCATGTTCCTTGGTGTGCCtttttacaataaataattGCACTTCCATGGCAGGCAAGGCACTTTACACACTGTAAGTACTATTCAAATGTTTCCAGCGGGGGAACAGACACAGTAAATCTACATTCACATCTGAAGCTTCAAAGCTAAGTCAGAAGTTTGAACTGCATGCTATATTTCAAGGCTCTGAGTTACCTTTCATTCAGTACATGCTGCCTTCATTCCAGGGCAGGGAAAATGCTTACAACCCTATTTGTAAATCCCTTTAATGTTCTGATATgaaactgtttcttctttctgctagACCCAACAATAGTATCATAATCtctaattataattatttttgtccCTTCCCTACACTTAGGGAACAATATTAATCACATAAGCAACCTTCTGGTATTTACTTGGGAAGTCTTAAgaaaaatttttgtttaaaaaagaaaaacacttgaTCATCCTACTTTTCTAGGAACGATACCACATGCATTTTTGTAGTTCAACCCATAACATGTGTGAATTTTGCTCCTCtgcaatataaaaagaaaatatctcctCTTGCTTATGGACATGACTTAGGATTTGAGTTGCAAGTGCGACGTGCTGGGGAAAATTACAAACAGGatgacagaaagcagaattaacAGAAGGAGATCGTTCTCTTGATGTCACTTATACATTTCTTTAAGGACAGAATCGCTTTGTTCACAATACTGTGAGTTCAAAATTGAGCCTGAAGTCATCCACAGGGAAAAATTCTTGTTTACTAGGTAAATATTACTGACATTCCCAATGGCTCCCTCCCGCCCCTCCCAAAATATATACTATAAAAACTGTAGCTCAATCATCTGGATGTTGACATGAACACAAATACGCAGGTGCTCACATTAATGGTATTTACTACTACCtgtatcattaaaataaaatctgtttcacttaggagcaaaatgaaatggagaGCAAAGCTACAGCTACATCTCATTAGAGACATCCTACACTACAGTGCACAAACTACTGTACATAAAAGCATAATCACGAGGTTCTTCCACTTCTTGATACTGGATGATTTTATACACTCTCTTTATTTTACAtctaaactaaaataaaataaaatcagcagaaattAACAGTACATTAAAGtagattcttaaaaaaataaaagggtattgaaacaagaaaaatacagtagcacaagaaaaacagtattataATTATCTCTCAAGTACAGATTAGGAACAATGATACATCAAAC is from Numida meleagris isolate 19003 breed g44 Domestic line chromosome 6, NumMel1.0, whole genome shotgun sequence and encodes:
- the SLC39A9 gene encoding zinc transporter ZIP9; the protein is MDDFLSICLLSLAMLIACYVAGIIPLAVNFSEERLKLVTVLGAGLLCGTALAVIVPEGVHALYEDILEGKHHPASEMQHVMESEKVAEIAVVHEYGHDHSRLHAYIGVSLVLGFVFMLLVDQIGSSHVHSTDDPEAARSGNSKITTTLGLVVHAAADGVALGAAASTSQTSVQLIVFVAIMLHKAPAAFGLVSFLMHAGLERNRIRKHLLVFALAAPVMSMVTYLGLSKSSKEALSEVNATGVAMLFSAGTFLYVATVHVLPEVGGIAHSHRPESTGGKGLSRLEVAALVLGCLIPLVLSIGHHH